From the genome of Spirosomataceae bacterium TFI 002, one region includes:
- a CDS encoding septum formation protein has translation MPLKLSKRLILASNSPRRREIMENAGFVFSKEVRETDENFSERMDLESVASYLAEQKAKEFLKDNSDAIVLCADTVVICDGEIMNKPQDAIEAQEMLLKLSGKAHEVITGVAILLDGEIESFSDKTIVTFKHLNNNEIEYYIQECKPYDKAGGYGIQEFIGMIAIEKLEGSFYTVMGLPIHKVYEKLKPYLLF, from the coding sequence ATGCCTCTAAAGCTATCTAAACGGCTAATTTTAGCCTCAAATTCACCAAGAAGACGCGAAATAATGGAAAATGCAGGATTTGTATTTTCCAAAGAAGTGAGGGAAACAGATGAAAACTTTTCCGAGAGAATGGATCTTGAAAGCGTGGCGAGCTATTTGGCGGAACAAAAGGCTAAAGAATTCTTAAAAGACAATTCTGATGCTATTGTTCTTTGTGCTGATACTGTCGTTATATGTGATGGAGAAATAATGAACAAGCCGCAAGATGCTATTGAAGCTCAAGAAATGCTACTTAAGCTAAGTGGAAAAGCCCATGAAGTAATAACTGGAGTAGCTATTTTATTAGACGGAGAAATAGAATCCTTTTCTGATAAAACCATAGTAACTTTCAAACATTTGAATAATAATGAGATCGAATATTATATTCAGGAATGTAAACCCTACGATAAAGCAGGAGGTTATGGAATTCAAGAGTTCATTGGAATGATTGCAATTGAAAAACTCGAAGGTTCATTTTATACGGTCATGGGTTTACCAATTCATAAGGTTTATGAAAAATTGAAACCATATCTTCTTTTTTAG
- a CDS encoding Por secretion system C-terminal sorting domain-containing protein yields the protein MLDSKFQKAYYIIQMTKNDFVIYLNEEDAKVYIKVPSGIETHFQLQDLPGKVLQEAVHDKGIHDFDLDGLVDGNYFVIVNQDEYIRSKKIILGYHP from the coding sequence TTGCTTGATTCTAAATTTCAGAAGGCTTACTACATTATACAAATGACTAAAAATGATTTCGTAATATACCTCAATGAAGAAGATGCCAAAGTTTATATAAAGGTACCTTCAGGAATTGAGACACATTTTCAACTTCAAGATTTACCTGGAAAAGTCCTTCAAGAAGCAGTTCATGACAAAGGAATTCATGATTTTGACTTGGATGGCCTAGTGGATGGCAACTATTTTGTGATCGTAAATCAAGATGAATACATTCGTTCCAAAAAGATAATTTTGGGATATCATCCATAA
- a CDS encoding 5'(3')-deoxyribonucleotidase — protein sequence MQKRLIVDMDDVMADASGSIIRVYNEEFNTDYNHSHFYGTDLWEKDVKQSYLEVRHRLHEPGFFRTMTVKDDAVEVMKALYDKYEVFIVSAATEFPNSLKEKVEWLEEHFSFIPWQRTVFCGNKQIVTGDIMIDDHDKNLKHFDGQAILFDAIHNQNYVGYERVKNWKDVAEILL from the coding sequence ATGCAAAAAAGACTTATAGTAGATATGGACGATGTAATGGCCGATGCAAGTGGGTCAATTATAAGGGTTTATAACGAAGAATTTAATACAGATTACAACCATTCGCACTTTTATGGCACTGACTTATGGGAAAAGGATGTTAAGCAGAGTTACTTAGAAGTACGTCATCGATTACATGAACCAGGTTTTTTTAGAACTATGACTGTGAAAGATGATGCCGTGGAAGTAATGAAAGCACTTTATGATAAATATGAAGTCTTTATTGTTTCTGCTGCAACAGAATTCCCCAATTCCTTAAAAGAAAAGGTAGAATGGCTCGAGGAGCATTTTTCCTTCATTCCTTGGCAAAGAACGGTTTTTTGTGGTAATAAGCAGATTGTAACTGGAGATATCATGATTGATGATCACGATAAGAACTTGAAACATTTCGACGGGCAAGCCATCTTATTTGATGCTATTCATAACCAAAACTATGTTGGATACGAAAGGGTGAAAAACTGGAAGGATGTTGCTGAAATTTTGCTTTAA
- a CDS encoding 23S rRNA m(6)A-1618 methyltransferase yields MPHPRNKHKEGYDFDALKAINPALLKFVKPNKYGTTSIDFANHQAIKALNQALLKQYYEIYNWDIPAGYLIPPIPGRADYIHHLADLLGLPAKAKCLDIGTGANCIYPLIAVNEYGWEMVGAEIDSQAIKVAKAIIANNLTVKNKIEIRHQTNPDNFFEGIVKPKEYFDACLCNPPFHSSAEEANAIAVRKFNNLNMTKDKNVNPNFQGQSNELWCKGGEERFIRNMIYESKHFAESFGWFTTLVSKKGHLRAIYKALDKVNAIEVQTIEMEQGNKKSRFVAWRF; encoded by the coding sequence ATGCCACATCCAAGAAATAAACACAAAGAAGGCTACGATTTTGATGCTCTCAAGGCTATAAACCCTGCATTACTGAAATTTGTTAAGCCCAATAAATATGGAACAACTTCTATAGATTTTGCTAATCATCAAGCCATCAAGGCATTAAATCAAGCATTACTTAAACAGTATTACGAAATATACAACTGGGATATACCAGCCGGTTATCTTATACCTCCCATTCCAGGAAGAGCTGATTATATTCACCATTTGGCTGATTTGCTCGGATTGCCTGCAAAAGCTAAATGTCTAGATATAGGTACTGGTGCAAATTGCATTTACCCACTCATCGCAGTGAATGAATATGGATGGGAAATGGTAGGAGCTGAAATTGATTCGCAAGCAATTAAAGTTGCGAAAGCTATCATTGCGAATAATCTAACAGTAAAAAACAAAATTGAAATTAGACACCAAACTAATCCCGATAATTTCTTTGAAGGCATTGTAAAACCCAAAGAGTACTTTGATGCATGCCTTTGCAACCCTCCCTTCCATTCATCAGCTGAAGAAGCGAACGCTATTGCTGTTCGTAAATTCAATAATCTAAACATGACTAAGGATAAGAATGTTAATCCCAATTTTCAAGGCCAATCCAATGAATTATGGTGTAAAGGTGGAGAGGAAAGGTTTATTCGCAACATGATATACGAAAGCAAACACTTTGCAGAATCATTTGGATGGTTTACTACCCTTGTGTCCAAGAAAGGACATTTGCGAGCCATCTACAAGGCACTTGATAAGGTAAATGCCATCGAAGTTCAAACAATTGAAATGGAACAGGGTAACAAGAAAAGCCGTTTTGTAGCTTGGAGGTTTTAA
- a CDS encoding AraC family transcriptional regulator, with the protein MKEPKIVESTERRMIGMQLKMSMSEDQTYKLFSTFMPRKKEIKSMTNDVYAIQVYDKESTFEDFGPKTIYTKWAAVEVNAEVQLPKAMEEFSIPSGTYAVFIHKGTIADFFQKTNPFIYGQWLPKSGYSLADRPHFQVMGEKYLGDNPASEEEVWVPID; encoded by the coding sequence TTGAAAGAACCCAAAATAGTAGAATCAACCGAAAGGAGAATGATAGGTATGCAGCTGAAAATGAGCATGTCGGAAGATCAGACTTACAAGCTCTTTAGTACTTTTATGCCACGTAAAAAGGAAATCAAAAGCATGACTAATGACGTTTATGCGATTCAGGTTTACGATAAAGAATCTACATTCGAAGATTTTGGACCAAAGACTATTTATACAAAATGGGCAGCAGTAGAAGTTAATGCCGAAGTACAACTTCCTAAGGCAATGGAAGAATTTAGTATTCCTTCAGGCACATATGCGGTGTTTATACATAAAGGGACAATAGCCGACTTTTTCCAAAAGACAAATCCATTTATTTACGGTCAATGGCTTCCAAAATCAGGCTATTCTCTGGCTGATCGACCACATTTTCAAGTTATGGGAGAAAAGTACCTCGGCGACAATCCAGCGAGTGAGGAAGAAGTATGGGTTCCTATTGATTAA
- a CDS encoding Predicted dehydrogenase — translation MKRRQFIKATAAVSALALLPKGLRAAKLAGKVRTAHIGVGGMGMADLKSISSHADVDVAFLCDVDSSNLAAAQEMFPKAKIYKDYRKMLAEVADEIDAVIVSTPDHTHAPASMMAMKLDKPVYCQKPLTHHVTEARAMRKLAEEKKLVTQMGIQIHSWNEYRGTAQLIQSGIIGKVKCVRAWSNKNWGYDGEIPTGSDPVPANLDWNLWLGTSPEREYKEKVYHPGNWRKLLDYGCGTLGDMGVHIFDTPYTALNLDVPKTIKTSCRETNGFSHPEHNIVTYQFPATEYTTKKFKWIWYDGPGAPELHKELEMPNGDKLPDQGAMFIGEKGRILLPHINTPKHIVDGAYVDIDFPELEKANHYHQFVDACLGKAETSAPFSYASRLTEAILLGVIANRFPNKTLHWNNETQRFKEPEANALLDVPYREF, via the coding sequence ATGAAAAGAAGACAATTTATAAAAGCAACGGCTGCAGTTTCTGCTTTGGCACTACTACCCAAAGGTTTAAGAGCTGCCAAGCTTGCAGGAAAAGTAAGAACTGCTCACATTGGTGTAGGTGGAATGGGAATGGCGGATTTAAAATCAATCAGCTCTCATGCAGACGTAGATGTGGCATTTTTATGTGATGTAGATAGCTCAAACCTTGCAGCTGCTCAGGAAATGTTCCCAAAAGCTAAAATTTACAAGGACTACCGTAAAATGCTCGCTGAAGTTGCCGACGAAATCGATGCAGTTATAGTTTCAACTCCTGACCATACTCATGCTCCAGCGTCAATGATGGCGATGAAACTAGATAAGCCTGTTTATTGCCAAAAACCATTGACACACCATGTTACTGAAGCTAGGGCAATGAGAAAGCTCGCAGAAGAAAAAAAGCTTGTGACTCAAATGGGGATTCAAATTCATTCTTGGAATGAATACAGAGGTACCGCTCAACTTATTCAATCCGGAATAATTGGTAAAGTTAAGTGTGTACGAGCTTGGTCAAACAAAAATTGGGGATACGATGGCGAAATACCAACAGGAAGCGATCCAGTTCCAGCAAACCTAGATTGGAATCTTTGGCTGGGAACTTCGCCAGAGCGTGAATATAAAGAAAAGGTGTATCATCCAGGAAACTGGAGAAAGCTTTTAGACTATGGATGCGGAACTCTTGGAGATATGGGAGTACATATTTTTGACACACCATACACTGCTCTCAATTTGGACGTACCCAAAACCATTAAAACATCATGTCGTGAGACCAATGGCTTTTCACATCCAGAGCATAACATTGTAACATATCAATTTCCAGCTACAGAATATACTACAAAGAAATTCAAATGGATATGGTATGATGGTCCTGGAGCACCGGAATTACATAAAGAATTGGAAATGCCTAATGGTGACAAGTTACCAGATCAAGGAGCCATGTTTATAGGCGAAAAAGGAAGAATCTTATTACCTCATATCAATACGCCAAAACACATTGTTGATGGAGCTTATGTTGATATTGACTTCCCTGAACTTGAAAAAGCCAATCATTACCATCAATTTGTGGATGCTTGTTTAGGAAAAGCAGAAACAAGTGCTCCTTTTTCATATGCATCTAGGCTAACTGAAGCAATACTTCTTGGAGTTATTGCAAATCGTTTCCCTAATAAGACACTCCATTGGAACAACGAAACACAAAGGTTTAAAGAACCTGAAGCGAATGCATTACTAGATGTTCCATATCGCGAATTTTAA
- a CDS encoding Tat (twin-arginine translocation) pathway signal sequence has protein sequence MKNIDRRNFLKKSSLTAAGLTAAGLSAAYANQEPERPAKAQYMGDFAAPKIKNIRAAFIGVGNRGGGHLKFFAGLEGTEVVAISDLYQDNVEKWQKVAYETVGKKERHENIKLYHGDENRWKVMIQEVKPDVVFIATNWVNHAPMAIEAMNKGAHAFVEVPIATTIKEMWDMVDTSEKTGKHCMMMENVNYSRDELMFLNMCRKGLIGEILHGEASYIHELRSQMEDQERGTGSWRTYHYANRNGNLYPTHGLGPVAQYMNLARTDDNFKSIVSYSTPARGRKLYAEKTYPADHKWNQLDFKGGDLNTSIIKTTYGRTVMVQWDETSPRPYSRLNLIQGTTGTLAGFPTRVALEGGVPGVTKSHHEWAQGKEDLEKMYEMYDHPMYKRLTESTKESGHGGMDGMMMYRIVECLQNGWALDQNLYEGCFWSAVGPLSEKSVKEDGAPQKFPDFTRGNWKSTKPLAIIS, from the coding sequence ATGAAAAATATAGATAGAAGAAATTTCCTCAAGAAATCCTCTCTCACAGCAGCAGGATTAACAGCAGCAGGTCTATCTGCAGCCTATGCAAATCAAGAACCAGAAAGACCTGCAAAAGCCCAATATATGGGAGATTTTGCCGCTCCTAAGATTAAAAATATCCGTGCGGCTTTCATTGGTGTGGGAAATAGAGGTGGTGGGCACTTGAAGTTCTTTGCAGGTTTAGAAGGCACTGAAGTCGTTGCAATAAGTGATTTGTACCAAGACAATGTTGAGAAATGGCAAAAAGTGGCCTATGAAACCGTAGGAAAAAAAGAAAGACATGAGAATATCAAGCTGTATCACGGTGATGAGAACCGCTGGAAAGTAATGATCCAAGAGGTAAAACCTGATGTAGTTTTCATTGCAACAAATTGGGTAAACCATGCTCCCATGGCCATTGAAGCAATGAACAAAGGTGCTCATGCTTTCGTAGAAGTACCTATCGCAACTACTATAAAAGAGATGTGGGATATGGTGGACACTTCCGAAAAAACAGGTAAACACTGTATGATGATGGAAAATGTAAACTACAGTCGCGACGAGCTAATGTTTCTCAATATGTGTAGAAAAGGACTGATAGGCGAAATTTTACACGGCGAGGCATCGTATATACATGAGCTGCGTTCCCAAATGGAAGATCAAGAAAGAGGTACAGGTTCATGGAGAACCTATCACTATGCAAATAGAAATGGAAACCTCTACCCTACTCATGGTCTAGGGCCGGTTGCACAATATATGAACTTGGCTAGAACCGACGATAATTTTAAAAGTATAGTATCCTATTCTACTCCAGCAAGAGGAAGAAAGCTCTATGCTGAGAAAACATATCCAGCTGATCATAAATGGAATCAATTGGACTTCAAAGGAGGAGATCTCAATACATCGATTATAAAAACGACATATGGTCGTACAGTAATGGTTCAGTGGGACGAAACAAGTCCAAGGCCATATAGTAGGTTGAACCTAATACAAGGTACCACTGGAACTTTGGCTGGTTTCCCTACTCGAGTAGCTCTAGAAGGTGGTGTGCCCGGTGTTACTAAGAGTCATCATGAATGGGCTCAAGGCAAAGAGGACTTAGAGAAAATGTATGAGATGTATGATCACCCTATGTACAAAAGACTCACCGAAAGTACCAAAGAAAGTGGACATGGAGGTATGGACGGAATGATGATGTATCGTATTGTCGAATGTCTCCAAAATGGTTGGGCTTTGGACCAAAACTTATATGAAGGTTGTTTTTGGAGTGCGGTAGGCCCACTTAGCGAAAAATCGGTAAAAGAAGACGGAGCACCACAAAAATTCCCCGACTTTACAAGAGGTAACTGGAAATCAACAAAACCATTAGCTATAATTTCATAA
- a CDS encoding 3-oxoacyl-[acyl-carrier protein] reductase encodes MQKTAIVTGGGGEIGSATAKVLSQNGYDVIITYNSNQQKAEKTLKLLDEGKHAIFHAPNTDANKVQELYEFVSKNYNSLDLLVNNAGITIPIKHEDLEALTDEWIDKIMQTNFRGAFAMIRTFESMLKKSKKDSALIVNISSIAGIYGIGSNVAYCASKAAMDSMTRSLARALAPKIRVISVAPGFVDGEYAKTFDPSFLKDQLEKTPLERFALGKDVANAVLSAAEHLTFSTGNIITVDGGRLLK; translated from the coding sequence ATGCAAAAAACAGCAATTGTCACAGGCGGTGGCGGTGAAATAGGATCGGCAACAGCTAAGGTTTTATCACAGAATGGATACGATGTCATAATTACGTACAATTCGAACCAACAAAAAGCCGAGAAAACCTTAAAGCTTCTCGATGAAGGTAAACATGCAATATTTCATGCTCCCAATACCGATGCTAACAAGGTTCAGGAGCTTTACGAATTTGTCAGTAAAAATTACAATAGTCTAGATTTGCTTGTTAATAATGCAGGCATAACCATTCCAATAAAACATGAGGATCTTGAGGCTCTCACAGACGAATGGATTGATAAAATCATGCAAACCAACTTTAGGGGTGCTTTTGCTATGATTAGAACTTTTGAGTCAATGCTTAAAAAATCTAAAAAAGACAGTGCCTTAATTGTAAATATATCTTCTATAGCTGGAATCTATGGCATAGGTTCTAATGTAGCTTATTGTGCTTCAAAAGCTGCAATGGACAGCATGACACGGTCACTTGCTCGAGCACTTGCTCCTAAAATTCGTGTAATTTCTGTTGCACCCGGTTTTGTTGATGGTGAATATGCAAAAACTTTTGACCCATCATTTTTAAAAGATCAGTTAGAAAAAACGCCATTAGAACGTTTTGCTCTAGGAAAAGACGTTGCGAATGCTGTACTTTCAGCAGCAGAACACCTCACTTTTTCTACAGGAAATATCATTACTGTTGATGGTGGCAGACTTTTGAAATAA
- a CDS encoding methionine synthase (B12-dependent) has translation MNKLSEVLEKRILILDGAMGTMIQRYQLSDEDYRGERFKDYPHDIKGNNDLLSLTQPAIIEAIHKEYLEAGADIIETNTFSGTTVAMADYHMEDLVYEINYESAIIARRAADEYTKNNPDKPRFVAGSMGPTTKLASLSPDVNNPGFRAVTFDELVVAFKQQAEALIDGGVDMLLMETSTDTLNSKASIFAAQLIIEEKRKTYPDFDIPIMISGTITDASGRTLTGQTTEAFYNSVSHGNLLSIGLNCALGARAMKPYLAELSQKATCFVSVYPNAGLPNEMGQYDETPEYMGEQVREFLEEGYINILGGCCGTTPDHIREFARIAKEYEPRKKANPPQMLRLSGLEPLSLTKELGFINVGERTNVTGSKKFLRLIKNRDFEEALTVALDQVEGGANVIDVNMDEGMLDGVEAMTTFLNLMAAEPDISRIPVMVDSSKWEIIEAGLKCIQGKGIVNSISLKSGEEEFIKQAKTVRMYGAAVIVMAFDEDGQADSTPRRIEIAKRSYDLLVNEANFPPEDIIFDLNIFPVATGIEEHRINAVSFFESTKWVKDNLPHVHVSGGVSNVSFSFRGNNKVREAIHTAFLYHARQAGMDMGIVNPAMLEIYDTIPKDLLEKVEDVLLNRRDDATEQLLDFAEGLIGTNEVSEKTKQAWRDEPLEKRIEHALVKGIIEFIDEDIEEARQKYDQPLHVIEGPLMDGMNVVGDLFGSGKMFLPQVVKSARVMKKAVAYLLPYLEEEKRRTGNTSKNNGKILLATVKGDVHDIGKNIVGVVLACNNFEIIDLGVMVPAEKILDEAIKQEVDMIGLSGLITPSLDEMVYVAKEMEKRKMTMPLLIGGATTSRVHTAVKIDQFYSGPVVYVLDASKSVPVASSLLSEEQKVAYAAKLKVDYAQYREEYAARQTIKKYISIDKARENKLKIDWGNKEIRRPSFLGTKSFKNYSLREISAYIDWTPFFQSWDLHGRYPKILEDKVVGVEAQKLFNDAQSMLKNIINEKWFDARAVIGFWPANTTEDDIQEIYEFEKVEGEHTSSCSHLTHDHAHYTENREKTIAKFHHLRQQGQKGTGIPNLSLADFIAPKSSGKKDYLGGFAVTIFGADERAKEFLKDHDDYNSIMVKALADRFAEAFTELLHHQVRTNYWAYDTDENLDTEELIKEKYKGIRPAPGYPACPDHTLKVELFKLLDAEKAIGVELTESLAMLPASAVSGMFYAHEESKYFGLGKIEKDQVEDYVKRKGIEMEEAEKWLSPTLNY, from the coding sequence ATGAACAAACTTTCCGAAGTATTAGAGAAGAGAATCTTAATTCTAGATGGTGCCATGGGTACCATGATTCAAAGGTATCAATTAAGTGACGAAGATTACCGAGGAGAGCGTTTCAAAGACTACCCTCATGATATTAAAGGAAACAATGATTTATTGTCTCTCACTCAGCCAGCTATCATAGAAGCTATCCATAAGGAATACCTTGAAGCCGGAGCAGATATCATAGAAACGAACACTTTCAGTGGAACAACTGTCGCCATGGCTGATTATCACATGGAGGATTTGGTTTATGAAATTAATTATGAAAGTGCCATTATTGCAAGAAGAGCAGCGGATGAGTATACAAAAAACAATCCAGATAAGCCCCGTTTTGTAGCAGGATCAATGGGGCCAACAACAAAATTAGCTTCGCTATCTCCTGATGTTAATAATCCAGGCTTTAGAGCTGTAACTTTTGACGAACTAGTTGTTGCTTTTAAACAACAAGCCGAAGCCCTTATAGATGGTGGTGTGGATATGCTTTTGATGGAAACATCTACAGATACACTGAATAGCAAAGCCTCTATTTTCGCAGCACAACTAATTATTGAAGAAAAAAGGAAAACATACCCTGACTTTGATATTCCAATTATGATATCGGGTACAATTACCGACGCATCTGGAAGAACTTTGACAGGTCAAACTACTGAAGCCTTTTATAATTCTGTTTCCCATGGTAACCTCCTGTCTATTGGACTTAACTGTGCTTTAGGTGCAAGAGCGATGAAACCATATTTGGCAGAATTGTCTCAAAAAGCAACTTGTTTTGTCAGCGTATATCCTAATGCAGGTTTACCTAATGAAATGGGTCAATACGATGAAACACCCGAATACATGGGTGAGCAAGTTCGAGAGTTTTTAGAAGAAGGATATATAAATATACTTGGTGGATGCTGTGGTACTACTCCCGATCACATCCGTGAGTTTGCAAGAATTGCCAAAGAATACGAGCCAAGAAAAAAGGCAAATCCACCACAAATGCTTCGCTTAAGTGGTCTTGAACCTCTTTCATTAACAAAAGAGCTTGGCTTTATAAATGTTGGGGAACGAACAAACGTAACTGGATCCAAAAAGTTTTTGAGATTAATCAAAAATAGGGACTTTGAAGAAGCACTTACTGTAGCACTAGACCAAGTGGAAGGTGGTGCCAACGTAATTGATGTCAATATGGATGAAGGAATGTTGGATGGTGTAGAAGCCATGACTACTTTTCTAAATTTAATGGCAGCAGAGCCAGATATCTCACGAATTCCAGTAATGGTAGATTCTTCGAAATGGGAGATTATAGAAGCTGGACTTAAATGTATTCAAGGAAAAGGAATTGTGAATTCTATTTCTCTAAAATCTGGAGAGGAAGAGTTTATAAAACAAGCCAAGACTGTAAGAATGTATGGTGCTGCGGTTATCGTAATGGCTTTTGATGAAGATGGTCAGGCTGATTCTACTCCACGAAGAATTGAAATTGCTAAGCGATCTTACGATTTGCTTGTTAATGAAGCAAACTTCCCACCTGAAGACATCATTTTTGACTTGAATATTTTCCCTGTTGCTACTGGAATAGAAGAACATAGAATCAACGCTGTATCGTTTTTTGAAAGTACAAAATGGGTTAAAGATAACTTACCTCATGTTCATGTGAGTGGAGGGGTAAGTAATGTGTCATTTTCATTTAGAGGGAATAACAAAGTAAGAGAAGCTATACATACTGCTTTTTTATACCATGCACGCCAAGCAGGTATGGACATGGGAATTGTGAATCCCGCTATGTTGGAGATTTACGACACCATTCCAAAAGATCTTCTTGAAAAAGTAGAGGATGTACTTCTTAACAGAAGAGATGATGCAACTGAGCAATTATTGGACTTTGCTGAAGGATTGATTGGTACAAACGAAGTATCAGAAAAGACTAAGCAGGCTTGGAGAGATGAACCTTTAGAAAAGAGAATTGAACATGCCTTGGTAAAAGGAATCATTGAATTTATAGACGAAGATATTGAAGAAGCACGTCAAAAGTATGATCAACCACTTCATGTGATCGAAGGTCCATTAATGGATGGAATGAACGTAGTTGGTGATTTATTTGGATCAGGTAAGATGTTTTTGCCACAAGTTGTGAAGTCTGCAAGAGTTATGAAAAAGGCTGTTGCTTACCTCTTACCTTACCTTGAAGAAGAAAAAAGAAGAACGGGTAATACCTCGAAAAACAACGGTAAAATCTTACTTGCAACGGTAAAAGGTGATGTCCATGATATTGGAAAAAACATTGTAGGAGTTGTATTAGCATGTAACAATTTTGAGATCATTGATCTAGGAGTAATGGTACCTGCTGAGAAAATACTTGACGAAGCAATAAAGCAGGAAGTGGACATGATAGGCTTGAGTGGGCTTATTACACCTTCTTTGGATGAAATGGTGTACGTAGCCAAGGAGATGGAAAAACGTAAAATGACCATGCCTTTATTGATTGGTGGAGCAACGACGTCAAGAGTTCATACTGCCGTTAAGATTGATCAGTTTTATTCTGGACCAGTAGTTTATGTTTTGGATGCTTCCAAGTCGGTGCCTGTTGCTAGTTCGCTATTAAGTGAGGAACAAAAAGTCGCATACGCTGCCAAACTAAAAGTAGATTATGCTCAATATCGAGAAGAATACGCGGCAAGACAAACGATCAAAAAATACATTTCAATTGATAAAGCACGTGAAAATAAGCTGAAGATTGATTGGGGAAACAAAGAAATTAGAAGACCGTCATTTTTAGGTACTAAATCGTTTAAGAACTATTCTTTACGAGAAATATCAGCATATATTGATTGGACACCATTTTTCCAGTCTTGGGACTTACATGGTAGATATCCCAAAATTTTAGAAGATAAAGTTGTTGGAGTAGAGGCTCAAAAGCTTTTCAACGATGCTCAGTCAATGCTCAAAAATATCATAAATGAAAAATGGTTTGATGCAAGAGCAGTTATTGGTTTTTGGCCTGCGAATACTACAGAAGACGATATTCAAGAAATATACGAGTTTGAAAAAGTAGAAGGTGAACACACTTCTTCATGTAGTCATTTGACTCACGATCATGCTCACTATACTGAAAATCGAGAGAAAACTATCGCGAAGTTCCATCACTTGCGTCAACAAGGTCAGAAAGGAACTGGTATACCTAACCTTTCTTTGGCTGACTTTATAGCACCTAAGTCCTCAGGTAAAAAGGATTACTTAGGAGGTTTTGCAGTGACTATATTTGGAGCTGATGAACGAGCAAAAGAATTCCTAAAAGACCATGATGATTACAATAGCATAATGGTAAAAGCTCTAGCAGATCGATTCGCAGAAGCATTTACTGAACTGCTACACCATCAAGTTAGAACCAATTATTGGGCATACGACACGGACGAAAACTTAGATACTGAAGAGTTGATAAAAGAGAAGTATAAAGGAATACGTCCAGCACCTGGATATCCTGCTTGCCCTGATCATACACTTAAGGTAGAGCTTTTCAAGCTTCTAGATGCCGAGAAGGCAATTGGTGTTGAGTTAACAGAAAGCCTTGCCATGTTACCAGCATCAGCTGTAAGCGGAATGTTTTATGCCCACGAAGAAAGCAAGTACTTTGGTTTAGGAAAGATAGAGAAGGATCAAGTAGAAGACTATGTGAAGCGAAAAGGGATTGAAATGGAAGAAGCTGAAAAATGGCTAAGTCCTACGCTTAATTATTAA
- a CDS encoding Lrp/AsnC family transcriptional regulator, leucine-responsive regulatory protein translates to MLKLDITDRDILKFLQEDAKLTTKELAGRLNLSPTPVYERVKRLENEGVIKKYIALVDREKVGKDLMVLCNIRLKEHEKEAGIKFVSAILTFEEVIECLNISGDYDFQLKVVVDDMRSYQSFIMNKLASLENIGSTQSIFVMGEIKNEISYIPSES, encoded by the coding sequence ATGCTAAAACTTGACATTACCGATAGAGATATTTTGAAGTTTCTTCAAGAAGATGCCAAACTAACCACCAAAGAATTGGCCGGTAGATTGAATCTTTCTCCTACTCCTGTATATGAGAGAGTAAAACGTCTCGAAAATGAAGGTGTAATAAAAAAATATATTGCACTGGTAGATAGAGAGAAGGTAGGCAAAGACCTAATGGTTTTGTGCAATATTCGTCTCAAAGAGCACGAAAAAGAGGCCGGAATTAAGTTCGTTTCTGCAATTTTAACATTTGAAGAAGTAATAGAATGCCTAAATATCTCAGGTGATTATGACTTCCAGCTTAAAGTTGTGGTAGACGATATGAGGTCTTATCAGTCCTTTATAATGAACAAATTGGCCTCTCTGGAAAATATAGGAAGTACTCAAAGTATTTTCGTAATGGGCGAAATAAAGAACGAGATTTCATATATTCCAAGTGAATCTTAG